AGTAGGTGGCGAGGCGGGACGTGGCGTCGGTGGTTGGACCGGTAGCGGCGCTCTTTCCAGCTTGAACCGAGTCACCTTGGCAGCCCCGCCCACGCCGACAACACCAGCGAACACGGCAGTGGACGCCGCCAGTGACTCGTCACGGCTGGCCGTCACCAGCGCTGCTCCTGCGGCATAGTTTTCCTGATCATGGCCAGGGCCGATGCCGGGATCCTGTCCGTCGGGAGTTTTGACCTCATTAGTCAGCGTGACAGTTACCCGGTCCTTTGTGTCGACGTTATTCCGACCTTCGGCTCCAGGAACCCAGTCTTGGACATGCTCCAGATGCAGTGAACTGATGCCGGGCTCGGGGGTGATGCCTCCCACGGGAGCCCCGGCTGTCAGTACATACTTGAGGTCGAATTCGCTGAGAAACGCTTTGTTCCGGCTCAAGTTCATGGCGTGGATGCCACCTTGGCTATGTCCTACTGCCACTACTGGCTCGCCCGCCTCAGCACCGGCTTCGCGGAGTGCCTGGCCGACGGCAGGTACAACTTCTTCGGAGTCGTAGCCCAGCGCTTCACCGATTCCTTGTTCGTCGAAGGGGTTTGTGCTGGGTGCGTCGGGCTGGGTTCCCGGGATAAGCACCATCCACGAAGGCGAGCCGTTGTTGTCGAGACGGATAACCTCAATCTCGCCATCGTTCCGGGCGTGGAGTCTCTCGAGACGACGAAGGCTTACCGCCATGGACGGTTCCATGTGCTCCACCGATTCGTCCATCTTTTCGATGCTTACGGGCCTTGGCCTCATGTCCGAAAGCTGAGGCACCTCCAAGACGTCATGAACGACGTCCCGTGGAGTTGTCCAATATGGAAGAAGTGCCGAGGCCAGATAATTGCTCATATCCTTGGTTGGCGGCCAAGCCGGCTTCATCTCGTCAAGGGTGGGGAACCGTGGGATAACATTTCTGGCCTCCGCTTCCACATAGTCCCGGTGACTGGCCCGCACGGCCCCGGCGACCTCCACCAATTCCTGCCGGACTTTTCCCACTTCCTTGGCGCTCTCGGCCACAGCGTTGAGGGCGTCGCAGCCCGTTCTATAGGAGTCGTACAAAAAGGGTTCCAGGAGGTCTTGAACCTGACGGGCCTCGTTTTCAATGCCTACAAGTTGCTGAACAAGTTCATCCAGGGTTCCCGCTCCCCTGAGGAGTTCCTCAAGCTGAAAAGACATACCTCCCACCCCTCCCCTGA
This genomic interval from Paenarthrobacter aurescens TC1 contains the following:
- a CDS encoding hypothetical protein (identified by Glimmer2; putative) — its product is MAFSRGEGLQDHHCPASFSTDACTRVGGGRRCCGAPSLPKCLSLKRTGSVMADSAPVGAGAAPQPSHPASDGILSIRGGVGGMSFQLEELLRGAGTLDELVQQLVGIENEARQVQDLLEPFLYDSYRTGCDALNAVAESAKEVGKVRQELVEVAGAVRASHRDYVEAEARNVIPRFPTLDEMKPAWPPTKDMSNYLASALLPYWTTPRDVVHDVLEVPQLSDMRPRPVSIEKMDESVEHMEPSMAVSLRRLERLHARNDGEIEVIRLDNNGSPSWMVLIPGTQPDAPSTNPFDEQGIGEALGYDSEEVVPAVGQALREAGAEAGEPVVAVGHSQGGIHAMNLSRNKAFLSEFDLKYVLTAGAPVGGITPEPGISSLHLEHVQDWVPGAEGRNNVDTKDRVTVTLTNEVKTPDGQDPGIGPGHDQENYAAGAALVTASRDESLAASTAVFAGVVGVGGAAKVTRFKLERAPLPVQPPTPRPASPPTIQDTRSGTATR